One window from the genome of Panulirus ornatus isolate Po-2019 chromosome 26, ASM3632096v1, whole genome shotgun sequence encodes:
- the LOC139757437 gene encoding uncharacterized protein isoform X2 produces the protein MSNMGVDKVALAPSKSWDLPLAAIFCIAIAVYVVLIIIGLSIRQCFMKKGMCGGQCPYVPCCNCAELGLLCAQACCNCGTKPSCSALLDYCCKGDQVSHPCHGLPIPGKFPVNSTKR, from the exons ATGTCGAACATGGGCGTAGACAAGGTAGCACTTGCACCCTCCAAATCCTGGGATCTGCCTCTTGCTGCCATCTTTTGTATTGCTATTGCAGTTTATGTTGTCCTCATTATCATTG GTTTAAGCATAAGACAGTGTTTTATGAAGaaaggaatgtgtggagggcaatgTCCCTATGTACCATGTTGTAATTGTGCGGAACTTGGATTGCTCTGTGCTCAAGCTTGCTGCAATTGTGGTACCAAGCCATCATGTTCTGCATTACTAGACTATTGCTGCAAAGGAGATCAG GTTTCCCACCcctgccatggtttacccattCCTGGCAAGTTTCCGGTCAATTCTACCAAGCGCTGA
- the LOC139757437 gene encoding uncharacterized protein isoform X1: MSNMGVDKVALAPSKSWDLPLAAIFCIAIAVYVVLIIIGLSIRQCFMKKGMCGGQCPYVPCCNCAELGLLCAQACCNCGTKPSCSALLDYCCKGDQGCSCLHLECCEMCTDCSRWNICEDNCCQDFCSSLSSCCSAPSICSTKPLCDCTSCSCSCTAPECSTINCFCCEITIKGRGPQEDR; encoded by the exons ATGTCGAACATGGGCGTAGACAAGGTAGCACTTGCACCCTCCAAATCCTGGGATCTGCCTCTTGCTGCCATCTTTTGTATTGCTATTGCAGTTTATGTTGTCCTCATTATCATTG GTTTAAGCATAAGACAGTGTTTTATGAAGaaaggaatgtgtggagggcaatgTCCCTATGTACCATGTTGTAATTGTGCGGAACTTGGATTGCTCTGTGCTCAAGCTTGCTGCAATTGTGGTACCAAGCCATCATGTTCTGCATTACTAGACTATTGCTGCAAAGGAGATCAG GGATGCAGTTGCCTTCATTTAGAATGCTGTGAGATGTGCACAGACTGCTCAAGGTGGAACATTTGTGAAGACAACTGTTGCCAGGATTTTTGCAGTTCCCTTAGCAGTTGCTGCTCAGCTCCTTCTATCTGTAGTACCAAACCACTTTGTGATTGCACTAGCTGCTCTTGTTCCTGTACTGCACCAGAGTGTTCTACTATTAATTGCTTTTGCTGTGAAATTACTATCAAGGGACGTGGTCCTCAGGAAGATAGATAA